The window GCGAGCGGTGTTTCACGCTGCAGCAGTGCACCCGCGACACATATCGTTGCCGACATCAGGGACAGGACGGCGAACCCCTGGGCGAAGCCGGCATTGCCGAGGCTGGCAAACACACCGAGGATCGCGAGCCGCAGACCAAATCGCACCATCACATGGGTGGACCTGATCTCATTCGAGATGTGGGGGAACTGGGCCATTGCAATCGATGACTTCGGTAGCTGGTGATCGCCTGACGTCGCGGCGCTCAACTCACATGAAATTGTCGCAGCAGACCAGGTCTTCGCGCCGCGCGGCAATGCGGGGCACCCAGTGGGTGTGGGCGTTCTCCACGGGCTCGCTTTGCCGGGCGGCTTCGACCACGGCGGTGAGAATCGCAGCCGCGCAATCGGGATGGCTGGTCTCGATCGCCTGATCCAGCCATTCCGGCAATTCACGCTGGCGCGACAACGCGCAGTGCCACAGCCCCTCATCATAGGTGAGGCGGCGCAGTTTCCATTGTGGCAGTTCACTGGCGATCAGCGCCAGCGCCGCATCGAGCGGAGCGCCCGCCGCCACAAGAGTCTTGATCCGCGCCGACGTCGAGCGGTCCGGCGCCGAGGATCGTCCACAAACCATCTCCGCAACGGAAGCGAGGAGATCCACGGTGAGTGTTTCACTCGCGCGCAATTGATCCAGGACACCGGCCAATCGCTCGGTGCGATCGACATGAAATGAGGCGTGCATGGACATGGCGAACTCCTCTTCGGCAGAGCGATCGACAAGCCGCGATCACACCCAACAAGGTGAGCAAATCGCCGTTCGAAAACGAGAGGAGTGCGAGGACGATAATATAATGATTTCATAAACGCCCTCCGGTGATCAGGCGCAGCGCCTCGCCGATGGCGCCGCCGTCGCATCACGTCACTCCGCGGCCTCCGACTTTATGCGGATGCCGCCCCGACGGTCCGCCTACATAGAATTTCAGATGTTCGATCGATAGGAAAACTATAGGTTTTGCAGTTGCTTGCGGCGGCCAAACGGCCGGCCTGCAGGCAGTCCCGATCCGCGTCTTTATGGGATTCCTATAATGTTGCGGTTCCTCCCATCTCGAAAACCTATGTCGCCGCTGCCATTCCAGTCATGGCGCGCGAACTGTCGGCAATCGGCATTCGTTTTGCGCTGAGAACAAGACCCGACGGGGCTTGATCCCTTCGGCTTTTCCGAGCGGGACCACGCTTCATCACATGAGAAAGCACGAGCCGCAACCGGCGGTGATCGCGCTGAAGGAGCATTCCATGTTGGACGTCATCATGCTGGCCCTTGGTCTGGGCTTTTTCATGCTGTCGATCGGCTACGCCTACGCCTGCGACCGGCTCTGAGGAGAACGACCATGATTTTCGATTACACCCTCGCCGGCATCGTCTCCGCCGGACTGCTGTTCTACCTGACCTACGCTCTGCTGCGGCCCGAGCGGTTCTGAAAGGCACACGACCATGACCTTAATCGGCTGGATTCAGATTTTGCTCTATTGCGCTGTTGTCGTCGCGCTGGTGAAGCCGCTCGGCGCCTACATGACGCGCGTGTTCAATGGCGAGCGCACATTCCTGTCGCCGGTCCTGCGCCCAGTCGAGGCCGGGCTGTACTGGATCGGCGGTGTCGACGAAAAACGCGAGCAGCACTGGCTGACTTACACCGTCGCCATGCTGCTGTTCCACGTAGGCGGCTTCATCATTCTTTACGCCGTGATGCGCCTGCAGGCGGGGCTGCCGTTCAATCCGGCGGAGCAGTCGGCGGTGGCGCCGGACCTGTCGTTCAACACCGCCATCAGCTTCATCACCAATACCAACTGGCAGAACTATGGCGGCGAGAGCACCCTCTCCTATCTCACGCAGATGCTCGGCCTGACGCACCAGAACTTCCTGTCGGCGGCGACCGGCATCGCGCTGGCGGTTGCACTGATCCGCGGCTTCTCCCGCTCCTCGATGCGCACCATCGGAAATTTCTGGGTCGACGTGACGCGTTGCACGCTCTATGTGCTGCTGCCGATCTGCATCGTCTACACCTTGTTCCTGGTGTGGCAGGGCATGCCGCAGACCCTGGGCGCTTATGTCGATGCAACCACGCTGGAAGGCGCCAAGCAGACCATCGCAGTGGGTCCTGTGGCCTCGCAGGTGGCCATCAAGATGCTGGGCACCAATGGCGGCGGCTTCTTCAATGCCAACGCCTCCCATCCGTTCGAAAATCCGACCGCGCTGTCGAACTTCGTGCAAATGATCTCCATTTTCACACTCGGCGCGGCGCTCACCAACGTATTCGGCCGCATGGTCGGCAACCAGCGCCAGGGCTGGGCCATCCTCGCCGTGATGGGCGTGCTGTTCATCGTCGGTGTGGGCGTGACTTACTGGGCTGAAGCCTCCGGCACCACTGGCCTGAACGCCCTCGGCCTCACAGGCGGCAACATGGAGGGCAAGGAAGTCCGTTTCGGCATCGTCGCCTCCTCGATGTTCGCCGTGATCACCACCGCCGCTTCCTGCGGCGCGGTCAACGCCATGCACGATTCCTTCACCGCGCTCGGCGGCATGATCCCGCTGATCAACATGCAGCTCGGTGAACTCATCATCGGCGGCGTCGGCGCCGGCCTCTACGGCATGCTGCTGTTCGTGGTGCTGGCGATCTTCGTGGCCGGCTTGATGGTCGGACGCACGCCGGAGTATGTCGGCAAGAAGATCGAGGCGCGTGAGGTCAAGATGGCGATGCTGGCCATCCTGGTGCTGCCGCTGATGTATCTGGGCTGGACCGCCGTCGCGGTGGTGCTGCCCTCGGCGGTGGCGTCGATGGCCAACGCCGGACCGCACGGCTTCACCGAGGTGCTCTATGCCTTCACCTCGGCGACCGGCAACAACGGCTCGGCCTTCGGCGGCCTCAGCGGCAACACGATGTTCTACAACCTGACGCTTGCCACATCGATGTTTGTCGGCCGCTTCTTCATGATCGTGCCGGCCATGGCGCTGGCGGGATCGCTGGCCCAGAAAAAACTGGTGCCGCCATCTGCCGGCACCCTGCCGACCACAGGCGGACTGTTCGTCGGCCTTGTCATCGGCGTCATCCTCATCATCGGTGGTCTCACCTTCTTCCCGGCGCTCGCGCTCGGGCCGATCGTCGAACACCTCGCAATGAACGCCAACATCCTGTTCTGATCATTTTCTCTGCTCGGAGTACTCTCCATGGAAACCCTCAAACTGCAGAAGCAGGTCCCGGTCTCGGCGATGCTCGATCCGAAGATCGTGCTCCCTGCGATCGGCTCTTCTTTCGTCAAGCTCGACCCCCGGCTGATGATCAGGAACCCGGTGATGTTCGTGGTCGAGGTGGTCGCCACACTGACGACGGTCATCTTCCTGCGCTCGCTCTTCACCGGCGGGACCGATATCGGCTTCACCTTCCAGATCATTCTCTGGCTCTGGTTCACGGTGCTGTTCGCGAACTTCGCCGAAGCCGTCGCCGAAGGCCGCGGCAAGGCCCAGGCCGAGTCGCTGAAGAAAACCCGCACCGAAAGCAAGGCCAAGCTGCTTACCGGCATCGACAAGAGCTATCGCGTCGTAGCCGGCACCAGCCTGAAGGTCGGCGATATCGTGCTGGTGGAAGCCGGTGACAACATTCCCTCCGATGGCGAGGTCATCGAGGGCGTGGCGTCGGTCAACGAGGCCGCGATCACCGGTGAATCCGCGCCCGTGATCCGCGAATCCGGCGGCGACCGCTCGGCGGTGACCGGCGGCACCCAGGTGCTGTCGGACTGGATCAAGGTGCGCATCACCGCGGCACAGGGCTCGACCTTCATCGATCGCATGATCAAGCTGGTCGAAGGTGCCGAGCGCCAGAAGACCCCGAACGAGATCGCACTCAACATCCTGCTGGCCGGCCTCACCATCATCTTCGTGTTCGCGACGGTGACGATCCCGAGCTACGCGTCTTACGCGGGCGGCTCGATCTCGGTGGTGGTGCTGGTGGCGCTGTTCGTCACCCTGATCCCGACCACCATTGGCGCTCTTCTTTCAGCCATCGGCATCGCCGGCATGGACCGCCTGGTGCGCTTCAATGTGCTGGCTATGTCGGGCCGCGCGGTGGAAGCCGCCGGCGACGTCGACACCCTGCTGCTGGACAAGACCGGCACCATTACGCTGGGCAACCGTCAGGCGACCGCGTTCCGTCCGGTGCGCGGCGTCACCGAGCAGGAACTGGCCGATGCGGCGCAACTCGCCTCGCTCGCGGACGAAACGCCGGAAGGCCGCTCCATCGTGGTGCTGGCCAAGGAGCAGTATGGCATCCGCGGCCGCGACATGGCCGAACTCGGTGCCACCTTCATCCCGTTCACGGCGCAGACCCGCATGAGCGGCGTCGACACCGGCAGTTCCTCGGTTCGCAAGGGCGCCGTCGAGGCGATCCTCACCTATGTCAACGGACCGGCGCCGCGCATGGCGGCGACGGCGGGCAGCGCTGTTCGCGTGCTGCCGACCACCAGCAGCGAGACCGCCCGGGAAATCCAGGCGATCTCCGACGAGATCGCCAAATCCGGCGGCACCCCGCTGGCGGTGGCGCTCGATGGCCGGCTGCTCGGCGTCATTCACCTCAAGGACATCGTCAAGGGCGGCATCCGCGAGCGTTTTGCCGAGCTGCGCCGCATGGGCATTCGCACGGTGATGATCACCGGCGACAACCCGATGACCGCGGCAGCGATCGCAGCCGAGGCCGGCGTCGACGACTTCCTCGCCCAAGCAACGCCAGAGGACAAGCTGAAGCTGATCCGCGACGAACAGGCCAAGGGCAAGCTGGTCGCCATGTGCGGCGACGGCACCAACGACGCCCCTGCCCTGGCGCAGGCCGACGTCGGCGTGGCCATGAACACCGGCACGCAGGCGGCACGTGAAGCCGGCAACATGGTGGACCTGGATTCCAACCCGACCAAGCTGATCGAGGTGGTGGAAATCGGCAAGCAATTGCTGATGACCCGCGGTGCGTTGACTACCTTCTCGATCGCCAACGACGTCGCGAAGTACTTCGCCATCATCCCGGCACTGTTCATCGCTTTCTATCCGCAACTGGAGGCGCTCAACATCATGGGGCTCGCCAGCCCGAAGAGCGCCATCCTGTCGGCGATCATCTTCAACGCGCTGATCATCATCGCGCTGATTCCGCTGGCACTGAGAGGCGTCGCTTACCGTCCGATCGGCGCCGGCGCACTGCTGAGCCGCAACCTGCTGATCTACGGCCTCGGCGGCATCATCATCCCGTTCATCGGCATCAAGGCGATCGACCTCGTCGTCACCGCCTTGCACCTGGCCTGATCGGTCAGAGGAGAAAAAGTCATGTTGAAAGAAATCCGCCCCGCCATCGTGATGCTTGTCGCGCTGACCGCCATCACCGGCCTCGCCTATCCGCTGGCCATGACCGGCATCGCCGGTGTGCTGTTCCCAAGTCAGGCACAAGGCAGCCTGATCGAGAAGGACGGCAAGGTCATCGGCTCCGCCCTGATCGGCCAGGAGTTCAAGGGCGATCAGTATTTCCACGGCCGGCCGTCGGCCACGACCGCGGCCGATCCCGCCGATTCCACCAAGACGGTGCCGGCGCCCTACAATGCGGCGAACTCCGCCGGCTCGAATCTCGGACCGACCAGCAAGGCGTTGATCGACCGGGTGAAGGAAGACGTCGACAAACTGAAAGCCGAGAACCCGTCGGCACCGGTGCCGGTTGACCTCGTCACCAGTACGGGCAGCGGCCTCGATCCGCATATCTCGCCGGAAGCGGCCTACTTCCAGGTGCCCCGCGTGGCGAAGGCCCGCAAGCTGCCGGAGGATACCGTGCGCAAGCTGGTCGACGACCGTGTCGAAGGCCGCCTCGCCGGTATCCTGGGCGAACCCCGCGTGAACGTTCTGGCGCTCAACCTGGCGCTGGATCGTGCAGCTGCGAATTAGGCTGCTAGGCCGGCACCGTGACGAGGGTTAGAATGCCTGATGGCAATGACCACGCGCGATTCTGAACAACGACCGTCGCCGGACGCCCTCCTCGAGGCCGTCCGGCGCGAGGAAAGCCAGGGCGGTCGGTTGAAGATCTTCCTGGGCGCCGCGCCCGGCGTCGGCAAGACCTACGAGATGCTGCAGAGCGCCCATGCCCGGCGCAAGTCCGGCATCGATGTGGTTATCGGCGCCGTCGAAACCCACGGACGGCTGGAAACCCAGGCCCTGCTCGACGGACTCGACATCCTGCCTCGCAAGCGGCTGGAGTATCGCGGACAGTATCTCGAAGAGATGGACCTCGACGCGCTGCTGGCGCGCAAGCCGCAATTGGCGATCGTGGATGAGCTCGCCCACACCAATGCGCCCGGCAGCCGGCATCCCAAGCGTTATCTCGACGTCGAGGAACTGCTGAACAACGGCATCGACGTCTACACCGCCGTCAACATCCAGCACATCGAAAGCCTGAACGACGTGGTCGCGCAGATCACGCGGGTGCGCGTGCGCGAGACGGTGCCGGATTCGGTGTTCGATCTGGCCGACGCCATCGAGCTCGTCGACCTGACGCCGGACGACCTGATCCAGCGCCTGAAGGAAGGCAAGGTCTATGTCCCCAAGCAGGCCGAACGCGCGCTCGAACATTATTTCTCGCCGGGAAACCTGACGGCGCTGCGCGAGCTGGCACTGCGCCGCACCGCCGAGCGGGTCGACGAACAACTGCTCAACCACATGCAGGCGAACGCGATCCCCGGCCCGTGGGCCGCCGGCGAGCGCATTCTGGTCTGCCTCAGCGAAGACCCGCGAACAGCAGGTCTCATTCGTTACACCAAACGCCTGGCCGACCGCCTGCACGCGCCCTGGACGGCGATCTGCATCGAGACCCGGCGCAGCCTGCAACTGACCCAGACCGAGCGCGACCGCCTCGCCGACATGCTGCGGCTGGCCGAAACCCTTGGTGGCGAGACACTGACCATCCCCGCCGTCGGCCGCCGGATCGCGGACGACGTCCTGAGTTTCGCCCGCGCCAACAATGTGACACAGATCGTGGTCGGCAAATCGAACCGGTCCTGGTGGTTCGAACTGGCGCGCGGCTCGGTGGTGCACGAACTGGTGCGCGCCGCCGGCAACATCAGCGTTCATGTGATCGCCGGCGACAAGCTGGACGCGGACGCCGTGTCCGCCGCCAGAGGCATCCGCGCCGCCGAGCCTTCGGAGCCTTTCAAACCATTACCCTACGCCATGTCGCTGATGTTCGTTGCGATTGCGCTGGGCATCAGCATCCTGATCCGCCCGTTCTTCGGCATCGAGAACGTCGACCTCGTGTTCCTGACCGGCGTGATCGCCGCCGCGGTCCGCTTCGGCCTGCTGCCCTCTCTGCTCGCCAGCATCGCCGCGTCGCTGTGCTACAATTATTTCTTCCTGCCGCCGATCTACACCTTCACTATCGCCGATCCGACCAATATTGCGGCGTTCTTCTTTTTCATGCTGCTCGCCTTCCTGGTCTCCAACGTCGCGGCGCGGGTGCGCAGCCAGGCGGTCGCGGCCACGGAGCGGGCCCGCACCACCGAGTATCTCTATTCGTTCAGCCGCAAGCTCGCCGGCACCGCCGCACTCGACGATGTGCTGTGGGCGACGGCCTACCAGACCGCCCTGATGCTGAAGGTGCGTGTGGTGCTGTTGCTGCCGGAAGATAGTCTGATCACGGTGAAGACCGGTTATCCCCCGGAAGACGAACTTGACCAGGCCGATCTCGCCGCCGCCAACTGGGCCTGGAGCAACGACCGCCCGGCCGGACGCGGCTCGGACACCCTGCCCGGCGCCAAACGCCTGTTCCTGCCGATCCGCACCGGACGCGGCCCAATCGGCGTGGTCGGCATCGACGACGACCGCTCCGGCCCGATCCTGACACCCGACCAGCGCCGGCTGCTCGACGCCCTGATGGACCAGGCGGCGCTGGCGATCGAACGCGTTCACCTGGTCGAGGACGTCGACCGGGCAAAACGTACGGTCGAAACCGACCGGCTGCGCTCGGCGCTGCTGACCTCGATCTCCCACGACCTGAAGA is drawn from Bradyrhizobium prioriisuperbiae and contains these coding sequences:
- a CDS encoding K(+)-transporting ATPase subunit F encodes the protein MIFDYTLAGIVSAGLLFYLTYALLRPERF
- the kdpA gene encoding potassium-transporting ATPase subunit KdpA — translated: MTLIGWIQILLYCAVVVALVKPLGAYMTRVFNGERTFLSPVLRPVEAGLYWIGGVDEKREQHWLTYTVAMLLFHVGGFIILYAVMRLQAGLPFNPAEQSAVAPDLSFNTAISFITNTNWQNYGGESTLSYLTQMLGLTHQNFLSAATGIALAVALIRGFSRSSMRTIGNFWVDVTRCTLYVLLPICIVYTLFLVWQGMPQTLGAYVDATTLEGAKQTIAVGPVASQVAIKMLGTNGGGFFNANASHPFENPTALSNFVQMISIFTLGAALTNVFGRMVGNQRQGWAILAVMGVLFIVGVGVTYWAEASGTTGLNALGLTGGNMEGKEVRFGIVASSMFAVITTAASCGAVNAMHDSFTALGGMIPLINMQLGELIIGGVGAGLYGMLLFVVLAIFVAGLMVGRTPEYVGKKIEAREVKMAMLAILVLPLMYLGWTAVAVVLPSAVASMANAGPHGFTEVLYAFTSATGNNGSAFGGLSGNTMFYNLTLATSMFVGRFFMIVPAMALAGSLAQKKLVPPSAGTLPTTGGLFVGLVIGVILIIGGLTFFPALALGPIVEHLAMNANILF
- the kdpB gene encoding potassium-transporting ATPase subunit KdpB, giving the protein METLKLQKQVPVSAMLDPKIVLPAIGSSFVKLDPRLMIRNPVMFVVEVVATLTTVIFLRSLFTGGTDIGFTFQIILWLWFTVLFANFAEAVAEGRGKAQAESLKKTRTESKAKLLTGIDKSYRVVAGTSLKVGDIVLVEAGDNIPSDGEVIEGVASVNEAAITGESAPVIRESGGDRSAVTGGTQVLSDWIKVRITAAQGSTFIDRMIKLVEGAERQKTPNEIALNILLAGLTIIFVFATVTIPSYASYAGGSISVVVLVALFVTLIPTTIGALLSAIGIAGMDRLVRFNVLAMSGRAVEAAGDVDTLLLDKTGTITLGNRQATAFRPVRGVTEQELADAAQLASLADETPEGRSIVVLAKEQYGIRGRDMAELGATFIPFTAQTRMSGVDTGSSSVRKGAVEAILTYVNGPAPRMAATAGSAVRVLPTTSSETAREIQAISDEIAKSGGTPLAVALDGRLLGVIHLKDIVKGGIRERFAELRRMGIRTVMITGDNPMTAAAIAAEAGVDDFLAQATPEDKLKLIRDEQAKGKLVAMCGDGTNDAPALAQADVGVAMNTGTQAAREAGNMVDLDSNPTKLIEVVEIGKQLLMTRGALTTFSIANDVAKYFAIIPALFIAFYPQLEALNIMGLASPKSAILSAIIFNALIIIALIPLALRGVAYRPIGAGALLSRNLLIYGLGGIIIPFIGIKAIDLVVTALHLA
- a CDS encoding K(+)-transporting ATPase subunit C, whose amino-acid sequence is MLKEIRPAIVMLVALTAITGLAYPLAMTGIAGVLFPSQAQGSLIEKDGKVIGSALIGQEFKGDQYFHGRPSATTAADPADSTKTVPAPYNAANSAGSNLGPTSKALIDRVKEDVDKLKAENPSAPVPVDLVTSTGSGLDPHISPEAAYFQVPRVAKARKLPEDTVRKLVDDRVEGRLAGILGEPRVNVLALNLALDRAAAN
- a CDS encoding sensor histidine kinase KdpD produces the protein MAMTTRDSEQRPSPDALLEAVRREESQGGRLKIFLGAAPGVGKTYEMLQSAHARRKSGIDVVIGAVETHGRLETQALLDGLDILPRKRLEYRGQYLEEMDLDALLARKPQLAIVDELAHTNAPGSRHPKRYLDVEELLNNGIDVYTAVNIQHIESLNDVVAQITRVRVRETVPDSVFDLADAIELVDLTPDDLIQRLKEGKVYVPKQAERALEHYFSPGNLTALRELALRRTAERVDEQLLNHMQANAIPGPWAAGERILVCLSEDPRTAGLIRYTKRLADRLHAPWTAICIETRRSLQLTQTERDRLADMLRLAETLGGETLTIPAVGRRIADDVLSFARANNVTQIVVGKSNRSWWFELARGSVVHELVRAAGNISVHVIAGDKLDADAVSAARGIRAAEPSEPFKPLPYAMSLMFVAIALGISILIRPFFGIENVDLVFLTGVIAAAVRFGLLPSLLASIAASLCYNYFFLPPIYTFTIADPTNIAAFFFFMLLAFLVSNVAARVRSQAVAATERARTTEYLYSFSRKLAGTAALDDVLWATAYQTALMLKVRVVLLLPEDSLITVKTGYPPEDELDQADLAAANWAWSNDRPAGRGSDTLPGAKRLFLPIRTGRGPIGVVGIDDDRSGPILTPDQRRLLDALMDQAALAIERVHLVEDVDRAKRTVETDRLRSALLTSISHDLKTPLSSVLGSASALRDFSTKLNDSEKADLLGTIIDESERLNRFIANLLDMTKLESGAVAPNSALHDLSDIIGSALRRASKILAQHRVELALQPDLPMLELDAVLFEQVLFNLLDNAAKYAPAGSLIEVRSWRDSDTVCLQILDEGPGIPPDDLSKVFDKFYRAQKGDHVRAGTGLGLAISRGFVEAMHGTITAGNRNDRSGAVLTIRLPIPKTKTKLDTAA